A region from the Altererythrobacter sp. H2 genome encodes:
- a CDS encoding MBL fold metallo-hydrolase, with amino-acid sequence MAQVDAVLAGTQATPLVKAFFDEPTFTATYVVSDPATGKAAIIDSVLDFDQASGCTSHASADAVIAYVQQEGLSIDWLLETHAHADHLSAAPYLQEKLGGKLAIGAEIITVQNVFGKIFNEGTQFQRNGSQFDVLLNDGDTLRIGELQLIALHVPGHTPADMAYVIGDALFTGDTMFMPDYGSARADFPGGDARALYRSVRRLMELPDATRVFLCHDYKAPNRDHFVWETTMLAERTGNVHLHKDVSEDEFVAMRTQRDATLDMPKLILPAIQVNMRAGHLPEPEDNGEVYLKLPLNVLR; translated from the coding sequence ATCGCCCAGGTCGATGCGGTGCTTGCCGGCACGCAAGCTACGCCGCTGGTCAAGGCCTTCTTCGACGAGCCGACCTTTACCGCCACCTACGTCGTCAGCGACCCCGCAACGGGCAAAGCCGCGATCATCGACAGCGTGCTCGACTTCGACCAGGCGTCTGGGTGCACCAGCCACGCTTCGGCCGATGCGGTGATCGCCTATGTGCAGCAGGAAGGTCTGAGCATAGACTGGCTGCTAGAAACACATGCGCATGCCGACCATCTTTCGGCTGCGCCGTATTTGCAGGAAAAGCTCGGTGGCAAGCTCGCCATCGGGGCAGAAATCATCACGGTTCAGAACGTCTTTGGCAAGATCTTCAACGAGGGTACGCAGTTTCAGCGTAACGGCTCGCAATTCGATGTGCTGTTGAACGACGGCGACACGCTGCGGATCGGGGAACTCCAGCTGATCGCGCTGCATGTCCCCGGGCATACGCCTGCCGATATGGCTTACGTTATCGGCGACGCGCTGTTCACCGGCGATACGATGTTCATGCCGGACTATGGTTCTGCCCGCGCCGATTTTCCGGGCGGCGACGCCCGCGCGCTGTACCGCTCGGTGCGCCGCTTGATGGAACTTCCCGACGCAACCCGGGTGTTCCTGTGCCACGATTACAAGGCGCCCAATCGCGATCACTTCGTATGGGAAACCACCATGCTCGCGGAGCGGACCGGAAACGTACACCTGCATAAGGACGTGAGCGAGGACGAGTTCGTCGCGATGCGCACCCAGCGCGACGCCACGCTGGACATGCCCAAGCTGATCCTGCCGGCCATCCAGGTCAACATGCGTGCAGGCCACTTGCCCGAGCCCGAGGACAACGGCGAGGTTTACCTGAAGCTGCCGCTCAACGTGCTGCGATAG
- a CDS encoding ArsR/SmtB family transcription factor, with protein MDLIAQFEAQAAEAVGLLKAMANRPRLLVLCHLAQSGELSVGELASRVALGQSALSQHLSKLREQKLVNTRKDAQTVFYSVCDPKALQVLALLHDLFCPDLGQAGTIEENRS; from the coding sequence GTGGATCTCATTGCGCAGTTTGAGGCTCAGGCAGCCGAGGCAGTCGGGCTGTTGAAGGCGATGGCAAATAGGCCGCGCCTGCTGGTTCTCTGTCATCTGGCCCAGAGCGGCGAGCTTTCGGTTGGCGAGCTGGCCAGCCGAGTGGCGCTTGGCCAATCGGCCCTGTCGCAGCACCTGTCCAAGCTTCGCGAGCAAAAGCTGGTGAACACACGCAAGGATGCTCAAACGGTCTTCTACAGCGTTTGCGATCCAAAAGCGCTTCAGGTGCTTGCTCTCCTCCATGACCTGTTCTGCCCCGATCTCGGGCAAGCAGGGACCATTGAAGAAAACAGGAGCTGA
- a CDS encoding PepSY domain-containing protein, with protein sequence MTIKSIWLRRIHKWVGLAIGLQFVLWAISGTAMALLDMETVAGGPRPQAIQSALAGEASGWPTIVRQLNSETIEGLRLRTLIDRPVVEVRTARSTRMFDARTGVRVTIDAEAARAIARSNHPNRTSPGPAKLLTRPSLPIRDHEPPIWQVDFADKDASTYYVSATTGAVLERRNDTWRWWDFFWMLHNMDYSDRTSFNHPLIITAGVAMAWLAVTGFWLLFRTMWRHDLSWIRDLNMARHP encoded by the coding sequence ATGACAATCAAGTCGATCTGGCTGCGGAGGATCCACAAGTGGGTCGGACTCGCCATTGGCCTGCAGTTCGTGCTCTGGGCGATCAGCGGCACCGCGATGGCGCTGCTCGACATGGAAACGGTCGCCGGAGGCCCCCGGCCCCAAGCGATCCAATCCGCACTCGCCGGCGAGGCGAGCGGTTGGCCAACGATCGTGCGGCAGCTCAACAGCGAGACGATCGAGGGGCTGCGGCTTAGGACGCTCATCGATCGGCCGGTCGTCGAAGTGCGGACCGCGCGATCGACCCGGATGTTCGACGCTCGAACGGGGGTGCGAGTGACGATCGATGCGGAAGCCGCTCGCGCGATCGCGAGGTCAAACCATCCCAATCGGACAAGTCCCGGCCCGGCAAAGCTTCTCACCAGACCATCGCTCCCGATCAGGGACCACGAGCCGCCCATCTGGCAAGTCGATTTCGCCGACAAAGACGCCAGCACCTATTACGTCTCGGCGACGACGGGCGCTGTGCTCGAGCGGCGGAATGATACTTGGCGCTGGTGGGATTTCTTCTGGATGCTCCACAACATGGATTATTCAGACAGAACGAGCTTCAACCATCCGCTGATCATCACCGCAGGCGTGGCGATGGCCTGGCTGGCGGTGACCGGATTCTGGCTGCTGTTCCGGACGATGTGGCGGCACGATCTTTCGTGGATTCGAGACCTAAATATGGCCCGTCACCCTTGA
- a CDS encoding PepSY domain-containing protein, whose product MRTHVIARKTHKWLGLFIGLQVVVWSLSGIYMTVVHIDTIHGDHLVREASSPGIEAGALQDPFVLAAREESTGIRLAWVDERPIYVTEGPLGERAFAATSAALLQPPNEQAIRALASSHYTGSEPIASAELITDVPGEIRGRTPPLWRVEFAHWNRPTFYLSPATGELLARRHELWRVFDFVWMLHIMDYDERENVNNPLLRAFTWGAVLMALSGIWLLFYAFPKRKKKGRSTP is encoded by the coding sequence ATGCGAACCCATGTTATCGCCCGCAAGACGCACAAATGGCTCGGCCTGTTCATCGGCCTGCAGGTGGTCGTCTGGTCGCTGAGCGGCATCTACATGACCGTCGTTCACATCGATACGATCCACGGCGACCATCTCGTTCGTGAGGCGTCCAGTCCGGGCATCGAGGCGGGCGCCTTGCAAGATCCGTTCGTGCTTGCTGCCCGGGAAGAGTCGACCGGCATCAGGCTGGCCTGGGTCGACGAGCGCCCGATCTACGTGACCGAAGGACCGTTGGGAGAGCGCGCCTTCGCGGCAACCTCGGCTGCACTGCTACAACCCCCAAACGAGCAGGCAATCAGAGCCTTGGCTTCGTCCCATTACACAGGCTCCGAGCCCATCGCGTCGGCCGAACTCATCACCGACGTTCCCGGGGAAATCCGCGGACGGACGCCGCCGCTCTGGCGCGTGGAGTTCGCTCACTGGAACCGGCCGACCTTCTATCTCTCACCAGCCACCGGCGAACTTCTCGCGCGGCGGCACGAGCTGTGGCGGGTGTTCGACTTCGTGTGGATGCTCCACATCATGGACTACGACGAGCGCGAGAACGTCAACAATCCGCTACTGCGCGCCTTTACCTGGGGTGCGGTGCTAATGGCGCTGTCGGGCATCTGGTTGCTGTTCTACGCCTTTCCCAAGCGCAAGAAGAAGGGGCGCAGCACCCCATGA
- a CDS encoding DUF305 domain-containing protein yields the protein MIKMTGIGALALLASLGACGSPEQPADDTAPAAEMDMDGPYAKSEMAMDKAMKAAVGVDAGDTWVKKMIAHHDGAIAMSRIVLGLEPTADVAKMAQMTIDNQGAEIEALKALARNGTADPESARLYEAAMTEMHSEMMAASGATPSETYLAKMLAHHRGAVAMSDIALANGATGAVRAQIEETRAEQLEEIAMVEAMLRGEPMTMQTQAKSAAAAPAATAKPAAPKAAAAKAAPAKPAAATPTAESAAEPEASPTCAPEHRAAGHC from the coding sequence ATGATCAAAATGACCGGAATCGGCGCGCTCGCGCTCCTCGCGTCGCTCGGCGCCTGCGGAAGCCCTGAGCAGCCGGCGGACGACACCGCACCCGCTGCCGAAATGGACATGGACGGCCCCTATGCGAAATCCGAGATGGCGATGGACAAGGCGATGAAGGCCGCGGTCGGCGTCGATGCTGGCGACACCTGGGTCAAGAAGATGATCGCGCACCATGACGGCGCGATCGCCATGTCGCGGATTGTGCTCGGCCTCGAGCCCACCGCCGATGTCGCGAAGATGGCGCAGATGACGATCGACAACCAGGGCGCCGAGATCGAAGCGCTCAAGGCGCTCGCCCGCAACGGCACCGCCGATCCCGAAAGCGCCCGGCTCTACGAAGCGGCGATGACCGAGATGCACAGCGAAATGATGGCGGCATCGGGGGCTACCCCTTCGGAGACCTACCTCGCCAAGATGCTTGCCCACCACCGCGGCGCTGTCGCCATGTCGGACATCGCGCTCGCCAACGGCGCGACCGGGGCCGTGCGGGCGCAGATCGAGGAGACGCGGGCCGAGCAGCTCGAGGAAATCGCCATGGTCGAAGCCATGCTGCGCGGCGAGCCGATGACTATGCAGACGCAAGCTAAGAGCGCTGCGGCCGCGCCGGCGGCTACCGCGAAACCTGCTGCTCCCAAAGCCGCGGCGGCAAAGGCGGCCCCCGCCAAGCCGGCCGCGGCCACGCCAACCGCAGAGTCTGCGGCCGAGCCCGAGGCCTCGCCTACTTGCGCTCCCGAGCACCGGGCGGCGGGACACTGCTGA
- a CDS encoding DUF305 domain-containing protein — translation MEDHAKSAHHEGGSKPYMMLAVNLGLSLLVMYLAMFAMIWSWGEFIQNVNFFYMALVMWAPMGAIMLATMGGMYRRRRLNAVLYAAFAAIFVLSLLGIRQQSLVGDDQFLRSMIPHHSGAILMCEEAKLTDPEIRQLCGEIIQAQKEEIAEMKRIMDRL, via the coding sequence ATGGAAGACCACGCAAAGTCCGCGCATCACGAGGGCGGCTCGAAGCCCTACATGATGCTGGCGGTCAATCTCGGCCTGAGCCTGCTGGTGATGTATCTCGCCATGTTCGCCATGATCTGGAGCTGGGGGGAGTTCATCCAGAACGTGAACTTCTTCTACATGGCTTTGGTCATGTGGGCTCCGATGGGCGCGATCATGCTGGCGACGATGGGGGGCATGTATCGCAGACGCAGACTGAACGCCGTGCTTTACGCCGCCTTCGCCGCGATCTTCGTCCTGTCGCTCCTCGGCATTCGCCAGCAGAGCCTGGTCGGCGACGACCAGTTCCTGCGCTCGATGATCCCGCACCATTCCGGCGCGATACTGATGTGCGAGGAAGCCAAGCTCACCGATCCCGAGATACGCCAGCTCTGCGGCGAGATCATCCAGGCCCAAAAGGAAGAAATCGCCGAGATGAAGCGGATCATGGACCGATTGTAA
- a CDS encoding DUF2231 domain-containing protein has translation MSMFIRRSHRLLARSVLAMFAAIAVLSMPAAPVSAHKDHKAKQEAAQLEAQRAAAGGTRDAAPMAHDPAMPGHAAAMAAMDAADDPPQSFAARLLDWLGRFHPMLVHFPIAFIPAALFTAIVGRKRPGFAKPVQFLVVTAGVTAPFAMLSGWLSGGFELGLDDWMMQSHRWLGTGIGIGAFALGVFALRRPEQDRGSRMIVGLSILTAAILVQGWFGGALVHGVDHLNW, from the coding sequence ATGAGCATGTTCATCCGACGATCGCATCGCTTGCTGGCGCGGTCGGTGCTGGCGATGTTTGCAGCCATCGCTGTCCTGTCGATGCCAGCGGCACCTGTATCGGCGCACAAGGATCACAAAGCGAAGCAGGAGGCAGCGCAACTCGAGGCACAACGCGCGGCGGCTGGCGGAACGCGGGACGCGGCTCCCATGGCCCACGATCCTGCGATGCCGGGTCATGCCGCGGCCATGGCGGCGATGGACGCAGCAGACGATCCGCCGCAGAGCTTCGCGGCCAGACTGCTCGACTGGCTCGGCCGCTTCCATCCTATGCTGGTGCATTTTCCGATCGCCTTCATCCCGGCGGCGCTCTTCACCGCCATCGTCGGGCGCAAGCGGCCCGGCTTCGCGAAGCCCGTCCAGTTCCTGGTGGTGACCGCAGGGGTGACCGCTCCGTTCGCCATGCTGTCGGGCTGGCTGAGCGGCGGGTTCGAACTCGGCCTCGACGACTGGATGATGCAGAGCCACCGCTGGCTCGGGACCGGCATCGGGATCGGCGCGTTCGCCTTGGGTGTGTTCGCGCTCAGGCGCCCCGAGCAGGACCGCGGCTCCCGCATGATCGTCGGTCTGTCGATCCTGACAGCGGCGATCCTCGTGCAGGGTTGGTTCGGCGGTGCGCTCGTGCACGGCGTCGACCACCTGAACTGGTAA
- a CDS encoding YybH family protein — protein sequence MLATTMIAAFLALQAAPGHHASHAGPTAPQTAPIGADESAVRAVLARYKSAIERLDASGTEALFTEDSAVFETGGVEGTYKEYLAHHLGPELAAFRSFAFSDYAVAVRIEGDLALATETYNYRIETKSGEIAMRRGVATSVLTRTADGWKILVMHNSARKPKGT from the coding sequence ATGCTTGCAACGACGATGATCGCAGCCTTTCTGGCGCTCCAGGCGGCACCTGGGCACCATGCTTCACACGCGGGGCCGACGGCACCGCAAACCGCGCCTATTGGCGCCGACGAGAGCGCCGTTCGCGCGGTGCTGGCGCGCTACAAGTCCGCGATCGAGCGGTTGGACGCGAGCGGCACCGAAGCACTCTTCACCGAGGATTCCGCAGTGTTCGAAACCGGCGGTGTCGAAGGCACCTACAAGGAGTATCTCGCGCACCATCTGGGGCCCGAGCTCGCGGCTTTCCGCTCGTTCGCATTCTCCGACTACGCGGTCGCGGTGCGCATCGAAGGCGATCTCGCGCTCGCGACCGAGACCTATAACTACCGGATCGAGACGAAGAGCGGGGAAATCGCGATGCGCAGGGGCGTCGCCACGAGCGTGCTCACGAGAACGGCGGATGGCTGGAAGATCCTGGTCATGCACAATTCGGCGCGCAAGCCGAAGGGGACCTGA
- a CDS encoding copper resistance protein B — MGHCTPAETITAEGTNLPAGSGTAPPVPTDYAADAIYGPSAMAMGRHHLSLHHGGQNFSMVMLNIAEVKIKSGRDSYEWGGEAWYGGDINRLVVKTEGEGEFGAGVESAEVQALYSRAIGPYFDLQAGVRYDFEPDPSRVYATVGFEGLAPGFFDVEGALFLSDRGELLGRLEGYYDQRITQKLILQPRAELNFAAQSSEDIGVGAGLTDAEIGVRLRYDIAREFAPYVGVQYERAFGRTRDFLRDEGEATGGWSFLAGIRVWF, encoded by the coding sequence ATGGGACATTGCACCCCGGCCGAAACGATCACGGCAGAGGGGACGAACCTCCCTGCCGGCTCGGGCACGGCTCCGCCCGTGCCCACGGACTACGCCGCGGACGCGATCTATGGCCCGTCCGCGATGGCCATGGGGCGTCACCATCTGTCGCTGCATCACGGCGGCCAGAACTTTTCGATGGTCATGCTCAACATCGCCGAGGTGAAGATCAAGAGCGGACGGGACTCTTACGAATGGGGTGGCGAGGCCTGGTATGGCGGGGACATCAATCGGCTGGTCGTCAAAACCGAAGGTGAAGGCGAGTTCGGCGCCGGGGTGGAATCCGCCGAGGTCCAGGCGCTCTATAGCCGCGCCATTGGCCCCTACTTCGATCTTCAGGCCGGTGTCCGGTACGATTTCGAGCCAGACCCATCGCGCGTCTACGCCACGGTCGGATTCGAGGGGCTGGCGCCGGGTTTCTTCGATGTCGAGGGCGCGCTGTTCCTGTCGGATCGGGGCGAGCTGTTGGGCCGGCTCGAAGGCTACTACGACCAGCGCATCACCCAGAAGCTGATCCTGCAGCCGCGTGCCGAGCTCAATTTCGCGGCGCAGAGCAGCGAGGATATCGGCGTCGGCGCGGGCCTGACCGATGCCGAGATCGGCGTTCGGCTGCGCTACGACATCGCCCGCGAATTCGCTCCTTACGTGGGCGTCCAATACGAGCGCGCCTTCGGCAGGACCCGCGATTTCCTGCGCGACGAAGGCGAAGCGACCGGTGGCTGGAGTTTCCTGGCCGGCATCCGCGTGTGGTTCTGA